Proteins from a single region of Methanoculleus horonobensis:
- a CDS encoding cupin domain-containing protein — translation MPEAKKENLAEQVIDPRDLVAYQQGSIVSRMLAYTKSGTITIFAFDEGEGLSEHTAPYDAVLQVIDGEALVTIAGKEYSVTAGNLIIMPATIPHAVHAVTRFKMMLTMIHA, via the coding sequence ATGCCAGAAGCAAAGAAAGAGAACCTCGCCGAGCAGGTCATCGACCCCCGCGACCTCGTCGCCTACCAGCAGGGCTCGATCGTCAGCCGGATGCTCGCCTACACGAAGTCCGGCACCATCACGATCTTTGCCTTCGACGAGGGCGAGGGCCTCTCGGAGCACACCGCGCCTTACGACGCCGTCCTCCAGGTCATCGACGGGGAGGCCCTCGTCACCATCGCGGGCAAGGAATACTCGGTGACGGCCGGCAACCTGATCATCATGCCGGCAACGATACCTCATGCTGTCCACGCCGTCACGCGGTTCAAGATGATGCTGACGATGATCCACGCCTGA
- a CDS encoding DUF475 domain-containing protein — MDWLLIVLTVAGLSVFEIVSSIDNAIINADVLATMGEKARRWFLLWGLIAAVFVVRGLLPWLIVWATNPSLGPVDALFATFSSDPAVTGAIEESAPILLIFGGTFLVFLFFHWLFAEEKTCGLRSERFFSRQSVWFYAVVSVLLAILVWFALQINVMMGFAAVLGSTAFFIVHGFRQNAEVQEARLRQPGMSDLSKIAYLEVLDATFSIDGVIGAFAFTLSVPLILIGNGIGAVVVRELTVRGVDKIRSYCFLKNGAMYSILVLGTIMLADSFGFHIPAWLSPIATFGIVGYFLYRSVQEQKGGAAGAA, encoded by the coding sequence ATGGACTGGTTGTTGATCGTTCTCACCGTGGCGGGTCTCTCGGTCTTCGAGATCGTCTCGAGCATCGATAACGCCATCATCAACGCCGACGTTCTCGCGACGATGGGGGAGAAGGCCCGCAGATGGTTCCTCCTCTGGGGCCTGATCGCGGCGGTCTTCGTCGTCCGCGGGCTCCTGCCGTGGCTGATCGTCTGGGCGACGAATCCGTCGCTCGGGCCTGTCGATGCGCTGTTCGCGACGTTCTCAAGCGATCCCGCGGTCACCGGGGCGATCGAGGAGTCGGCGCCGATCCTCCTGATCTTCGGAGGAACGTTCCTCGTCTTCCTCTTCTTCCACTGGCTCTTCGCGGAGGAGAAGACCTGTGGGCTCCGGAGCGAACGGTTCTTCTCCCGGCAGAGCGTCTGGTTCTACGCGGTCGTCTCGGTTCTGCTGGCGATCCTCGTCTGGTTCGCCCTCCAGATCAACGTCATGATGGGGTTCGCGGCCGTGCTCGGCTCGACCGCCTTCTTCATCGTCCACGGGTTCAGGCAGAACGCCGAGGTGCAGGAGGCCCGGCTCCGGCAACCGGGGATGTCGGACCTCTCGAAGATCGCCTACCTCGAGGTTCTCGACGCGACCTTCTCGATCGACGGCGTCATCGGGGCGTTCGCCTTCACCCTCTCGGTTCCGCTCATCCTGATAGGGAACGGCATCGGGGCGGTCGTGGTCAGGGAACTGACCGTCCGGGGCGTCGACAAGATCCGGAGTTACTGTTTCCTCAAGAACGGGGCGATGTACTCCATCCTGGTCCTCGGGACGATCATGCTCGCGGACAGTTTCGGGTTCCATATCCCTGCCTGGCTCTCGCCGATTGCGACGTTTGGAATCGTCGGCTACTTCCTCTACCGCTCGGTGCAGGAGCAGAAGGGTGGGGCGGCGGGCGCCGCGTGA
- a CDS encoding YbhB/YbcL family Raf kinase inhibitor-like protein gives MTQKLVVSLGFEEFPPEYTCRGANRSPAIRVEGLLPNIKSLAILATTSPEEGPSKVAWVLWNLPAVPLVPEGFPEGGTVESPLHAVQGTNDFGILGYRGPCPEAGTAEAYLFRVYALDLDLALVPGATWEEMVRAMNGSLNQSGEAIVFAMS, from the coding sequence ATGACGCAGAAACTGGTAGTAAGCCTGGGCTTTGAAGAGTTCCCGCCGGAGTACACCTGCAGGGGAGCGAACCGGTCGCCCGCTATCCGGGTCGAGGGGCTCCTCCCGAACATCAAGTCGCTCGCGATCCTTGCGACGACGAGCCCCGAGGAAGGGCCGTCGAAAGTGGCATGGGTTCTCTGGAATCTTCCCGCCGTCCCGCTGGTCCCCGAAGGGTTCCCGGAAGGAGGGACGGTGGAGTCGCCGCTCCACGCCGTACAGGGTACAAACGATTTCGGCATCCTCGGTTACCGGGGGCCCTGCCCGGAGGCCGGAACAGCCGAAGCCTACCTCTTCCGGGTCTACGCGCTCGATCTCGATCTTGCGCTCGTGCCCGGGGCGACCTGGGAGGAGATGGTTCGGGCGATGAACGGGTCGCTGAACCAGTCCGGGGAGGCTATTGTCTTCGCCATGAGTTAG
- a CDS encoding CBS domain-containing protein, giving the protein MGIVKCCREQVVAVSPDTPAVEVARIMGEKNVGSVVVVTGDNRPTGILTDRDLAVRVMAQEKNPGEVRASDILTRDVITFQDSMGIYEAIQKMTNEGIRRMPIVDDVGRLIGIVTMDDIVRMLGEEMAAIAKNIEKQSPPMQEAGAPIPM; this is encoded by the coding sequence ATGGGAATTGTGAAGTGCTGTCGTGAGCAGGTCGTCGCCGTCTCGCCGGATACGCCGGCGGTTGAGGTGGCGAGGATCATGGGGGAGAAGAACGTCGGAAGCGTCGTCGTCGTAACCGGCGACAACCGGCCTACCGGCATACTTACCGACCGCGACCTCGCGGTCAGGGTCATGGCGCAGGAGAAGAACCCGGGCGAGGTCCGGGCGAGCGATATCCTGACCCGGGACGTGATCACCTTCCAGGACAGCATGGGGATCTACGAGGCCATCCAGAAGATGACCAACGAGGGTATCCGGAGGATGCCGATCGTCGACGATGTCGGGAGGCTGATCGGGATCGTCACGATGGACGATATCGTCCGGATGCTCGGGGAGGAGATGGCCGCCATTGCAAAGAACATCGAGAAACAAAGCCCCCCCATGCAGGAAGCAGGCGCTCCCATACCCATGTAG
- a CDS encoding YbhB/YbcL family Raf kinase inhibitor-like protein, which produces MNPGIANLIVSLRSAELSVWNTCDGPDLSPELRIRGLTDEMRSMAVFALNPFEPGCSFTTWIAWNLSPSPLIPEGIPPEAVVTAPVNAVQGTNDYGSIGWRGPCPPRGETHRCLFKVYGLDAMLDIAPGTGKHDVIDAMRGHVLGFGETAAMYAR; this is translated from the coding sequence ATGAATCCCGGCATAGCAAACCTGATCGTCTCCCTTCGTTCGGCGGAGCTTTCTGTCTGGAACACCTGCGACGGCCCCGATCTCTCTCCGGAACTGAGGATTCGCGGTTTAACGGACGAGATGCGATCGATGGCAGTCTTTGCACTGAACCCCTTCGAACCCGGGTGCTCCTTCACGACCTGGATCGCCTGGAACCTCTCGCCGTCGCCCCTGATCCCGGAGGGCATCCCGCCGGAGGCTGTCGTCACGGCCCCGGTGAATGCCGTCCAGGGGACGAACGACTACGGGAGCATCGGGTGGCGCGGCCCCTGTCCGCCCCGGGGCGAGACGCACCGCTGTCTCTTCAAGGTCTACGGGCTCGACGCCATGCTCGATATCGCGCCCGGCACAGGCAAACACGACGTCATCGATGCGATGCGGGGGCACGTCCTCGGGTTCGGCGAGACCGCCGCCATGTATGCGCGGTGA
- the tsaA gene encoding tRNA (N6-threonylcarbamoyladenosine(37)-N6)-methyltransferase TrmO gives MTAIECIPIGVVRSPYRERGDAPRQGRLADTVAEIHVLDAYAPGLEGLERSSHLIILYWLDRAERGLLFAKPPGETRERGVFSTRSPARPNPIGLGIVDLVRREENVLVVRGLDALDGTPVLDIKPYSPEIDCIPEATGGWHIKK, from the coding sequence ATGACTGCGATCGAGTGCATCCCCATCGGCGTCGTCCGGTCACCCTACCGGGAGCGGGGCGACGCCCCCCGGCAGGGCCGCCTCGCGGATACCGTCGCGGAGATTCACGTCCTCGACGCCTACGCCCCGGGGCTCGAAGGCCTGGAGCGGAGCAGCCACCTCATCATCCTCTACTGGCTTGATAGGGCGGAACGCGGGCTGCTCTTCGCGAAACCGCCGGGCGAGACCCGGGAGAGGGGCGTCTTCTCCACCCGCTCGCCCGCCCGGCCGAACCCGATCGGCCTCGGGATCGTCGACCTCGTCCGCCGGGAGGAAAACGTCCTGGTGGTCAGGGGGCTCGACGCCCTGGACGGGACGCCGGTGCTGGACATCAAACCCTACTCCCCGGAGATCGACTGCATCCCCGAAGCGACGGGCGGGTGGCACATCAAGAAGTAG
- a CDS encoding phosphoribosyltransferase has product MRDGLSVFENRTDAGRRLAATLSTLEMAAEPVICAIPAGGVPPGLEVARALKAPLRMAVVRKVQVPWNPEAGFGAVTWNGQVFLNQPLMNALALSDAEVNAAVAKARMNVEERIAKFAGGREEPGIENRTAILIDDGLATGYTMLAAIEAARAGSPHEIIVAVPTGSLHAVNFIARKADLVVCLNIRTSPTFAVAQAYEQWHDLTDLEVQELLIQARDMGLF; this is encoded by the coding sequence ATGCGCGATGGGCTGAGCGTTTTTGAGAACCGGACCGACGCCGGGAGGCGACTCGCGGCGACCCTCTCAACGCTCGAGATGGCTGCCGAGCCGGTGATCTGCGCCATCCCTGCCGGAGGGGTTCCTCCGGGGCTCGAGGTGGCGCGGGCACTGAAGGCACCGCTCCGGATGGCGGTGGTGCGGAAGGTGCAGGTACCCTGGAACCCGGAGGCCGGGTTCGGCGCCGTGACCTGGAACGGGCAGGTCTTCTTGAACCAGCCCCTCATGAATGCCCTCGCCCTCTCGGATGCCGAAGTGAACGCCGCCGTCGCGAAGGCCAGAATGAACGTGGAAGAGCGGATAGCGAAGTTCGCCGGCGGCCGGGAAGAGCCGGGGATCGAGAACCGGACGGCGATCCTGATCGACGACGGACTTGCAACCGGGTATACGATGCTCGCCGCAATCGAGGCCGCCCGCGCCGGCTCCCCCCACGAGATCATCGTGGCGGTTCCCACCGGGTCGCTTCACGCCGTCAACTTCATAGCCCGGAAGGCGGATCTCGTCGTCTGTTTAAACATCAGGACCAGCCCCACCTTTGCGGTGGCGCAGGCGTATGAACAGTGGCATGACCTCACCGACCTGGAGGTGCAGGAACTGCTGATCCAGGCCCGGGACATGGGGCTCTTCTGA
- a CDS encoding flavin reductase family protein, whose translation MTKRSIGPRTLLYPHPDLIIGTYGSDGRPDAMAAAWGGICSSRPPSVAVSVQKARQTYANLVEQREFTISIPSTDYVREADYFGIVSGRDEDKFAATNLTPVKSDLVNAPYVGEFPVVLECRLLQTVEIGMHTQFIGEILDVKVEESVLGEDGKPEIEKIRPFAYDSMRQEYYGFGKFLAKAFSAGKEFKK comes from the coding sequence ATGACAAAACGATCGATTGGCCCACGGACCCTCCTCTATCCCCATCCCGACCTGATCATCGGAACCTACGGCTCCGATGGCCGTCCGGATGCGATGGCGGCGGCGTGGGGCGGCATCTGCTCGTCCCGTCCGCCGTCGGTGGCGGTCTCGGTGCAGAAGGCCCGGCAGACCTACGCGAACCTGGTGGAGCAGCGCGAGTTCACGATCAGCATCCCCTCGACGGACTACGTCCGGGAGGCCGACTACTTCGGCATCGTCTCCGGCCGGGACGAGGATAAGTTCGCCGCGACCAACCTGACGCCGGTGAAGAGCGATCTCGTGAACGCTCCGTACGTCGGGGAGTTCCCGGTCGTCCTCGAGTGCCGCCTCCTCCAGACGGTCGAGATCGGGATGCACACCCAGTTCATCGGGGAGATCCTGGACGTGAAGGTGGAAGAGAGCGTCCTCGGGGAGGACGGCAAGCCCGAGATCGAGAAGATCCGGCCGTTCGCCTATGACTCGATGCGGCAGGAATACTATGGGTTCGGGAAGTTCCTCGCGAAGGCCTTCTCTGCAGGGAAAGAGTTCAAAAAATAA
- a CDS encoding TIGR04084 family radical SAM/SPASM domain-containing protein → MYYHLILTDNCNLCCTYCRGKAFTVEPPELPDIAVDEDLPVDLDINLADLYRFLAEDPDAVLIFYGGEPLLAVDRIRELVRDAPVSALILHTNGTLLDRLEPGVANRFDTILVSIDGPEELTDTHRGKGTFRRITRNLKGLVAGGFSGELIARMTVTEDTDIVEAVRYLTENDLFSFPAIHWQMDANFWNDYSLRDYAAWVEESYNPGIRSLVAFWVETMRDDGRVLRWYPFIDPVEDMLLSRPSMLRCGCGHANYSIMTDGHIAPCPIMVGMKDYYAGHIATADPLRLPVTTVGSPCTTCGIRDFCGGRCLYSNITRPWPEEGRRIVCGTVENLHSALSAALPEIRDLIRDGRVRMEEFAHRKYNSCEIIP, encoded by the coding sequence GTGTACTACCATCTCATCCTGACCGACAACTGCAACCTCTGCTGCACCTACTGCCGCGGCAAAGCGTTCACCGTCGAACCGCCGGAACTGCCCGATATCGCCGTCGACGAAGACCTCCCGGTCGACCTCGATATCAACCTCGCCGACCTCTACCGGTTCCTCGCAGAGGACCCCGACGCCGTGCTGATCTTCTACGGCGGGGAGCCCCTGCTGGCCGTCGACCGCATCCGCGAGCTCGTCCGCGACGCCCCGGTCTCGGCGCTGATCCTGCACACCAACGGCACCCTCCTCGACCGCCTCGAACCCGGAGTCGCGAACCGGTTCGACACGATCCTGGTCTCGATCGACGGCCCGGAGGAACTCACCGACACTCACCGCGGGAAAGGGACGTTTCGCCGGATCACGAGGAACCTTAAGGGCCTCGTAGCGGGCGGATTTTCCGGCGAACTGATCGCCCGGATGACCGTGACCGAGGATACCGATATCGTGGAGGCCGTCCGCTACCTCACGGAGAACGACTTGTTCTCCTTTCCGGCCATCCACTGGCAGATGGACGCGAACTTCTGGAACGATTACAGCCTCCGCGACTACGCTGCGTGGGTGGAGGAGAGTTACAACCCCGGCATCCGGTCGCTCGTCGCGTTCTGGGTCGAGACGATGCGCGACGATGGCCGGGTGCTCCGGTGGTACCCCTTCATCGACCCGGTGGAGGATATGCTTCTGTCGCGGCCGAGCATGCTCCGGTGCGGGTGCGGCCACGCGAACTACAGCATCATGACCGACGGCCACATCGCTCCCTGCCCGATCATGGTCGGGATGAAGGACTACTACGCCGGGCATATCGCCACCGCCGACCCTCTCCGCCTCCCGGTGACGACCGTCGGGAGCCCCTGCACGACGTGCGGTATCCGTGACTTCTGCGGCGGCCGGTGTCTCTACTCGAACATCACCCGCCCCTGGCCGGAGGAAGGCCGGCGGATCGTCTGCGGGACGGTGGAGAACCTCCATTCGGCGCTCTCGGCGGCGCTCCCGGAGATCCGGGACCTCATCCGCGACGGGAGAGTCCGGATGGAGGAGTTCGCTCACCGGAAGTACAACAGCTGCGAGATCATACCCTGA
- a CDS encoding ribonuclease HI family protein, whose product MTKTDSVTLYTDGASRGNPGDAAWAYVIVRDGSVVAGRSGYIGTATNNVAEYHAVINGLDAAREFTGGRLDVRSDSELVVRQLTGRYRITKEHLAGLAEEVRRRMRHFAEVRFESVPREHPCIQVADRLCNETLDAERRGRR is encoded by the coding sequence GTGACAAAGACCGATTCGGTGACGCTGTATACCGACGGTGCTTCACGGGGCAACCCCGGAGACGCCGCCTGGGCATACGTGATCGTGCGGGACGGCTCCGTCGTGGCAGGCCGTTCCGGCTACATCGGAACCGCGACCAACAACGTGGCCGAGTACCATGCCGTCATCAACGGCCTTGACGCCGCACGGGAGTTCACGGGCGGCAGGCTCGACGTCAGGTCGGACTCGGAACTGGTCGTGCGCCAGCTCACCGGCCGGTACCGCATCACCAAAGAGCACCTCGCCGGTCTCGCCGAGGAGGTGCGGCGGCGGATGCGTCATTTCGCGGAGGTCAGGTTCGAGAGCGTTCCGCGGGAGCACCCCTGCATCCAGGTCGCAGACCGTCTCTGCAACGAGACGCTCGATGCGGAGAGGCGGGGGAGGCGATAG
- a CDS encoding Mrp/NBP35 family ATP-binding protein yields the protein MTQTNEPNKETCTGNCSSCPSTTKCDDPRNADAPKGLPPKADVSVKHVVLVLSGKGGVGKSTVSANLAYALANRGFNTGLIDLDIHGPDIPKMLGIEEARLQSYDGKIIEPVKVTGNLAVISMAFLLPERNTPVIWRGPMKMTVIRQFLEDVNWGDLDYLIVDLPPGTGDEALTVAQLAPNIAGAVIVTTPQDVAVLDSSKAAEFIKKLELPVLGIVENMSGFVCPHCKEEIEIFGKGGGKKEAEQLGVPFLGSIPLDPEMRKAADEGRPFIIRKAGAEESPTWKSFDAIMQALVDQIEE from the coding sequence ATGACTCAAACGAACGAACCCAATAAGGAAACCTGCACCGGGAACTGCTCCAGCTGCCCGTCTACGACCAAGTGCGACGACCCGAGAAATGCAGACGCGCCGAAGGGCCTCCCACCGAAGGCCGATGTCAGCGTCAAGCATGTCGTCCTCGTCCTCTCCGGGAAGGGCGGCGTCGGGAAGAGCACGGTCTCGGCAAACCTCGCCTACGCCCTCGCCAACCGCGGCTTCAACACGGGGCTCATCGACCTCGATATCCACGGGCCGGACATCCCGAAGATGCTCGGGATCGAGGAAGCCCGCCTCCAGTCCTACGACGGGAAGATCATCGAGCCGGTCAAGGTCACCGGCAACCTCGCGGTCATCTCCATGGCGTTCCTGCTTCCCGAGCGCAACACCCCCGTGATCTGGCGCGGGCCGATGAAGATGACGGTCATCCGGCAGTTCCTCGAGGACGTCAACTGGGGCGACCTCGACTACCTGATCGTCGACCTCCCGCCCGGAACCGGCGACGAGGCGCTCACCGTTGCGCAGCTCGCCCCGAACATCGCCGGCGCGGTCATCGTCACCACCCCGCAGGACGTCGCGGTCCTCGACTCGAGCAAGGCGGCAGAGTTCATCAAGAAACTCGAACTCCCGGTGCTCGGGATCGTCGAGAACATGAGCGGCTTCGTCTGCCCCCACTGCAAAGAGGAGATCGAGATCTTCGGCAAGGGTGGCGGCAAGAAAGAGGCGGAGCAACTCGGCGTGCCCTTCCTCGGCTCCATCCCGCTCGACCCCGAGATGCGCAAGGCAGCGGACGAAGGAAGGCCGTTCATCATCCGCAAGGCCGGAGCAGAAGAGAGCCCGACCTGGAAGAGTTTCGACGCCATCATGCAGGCCCTGGTCGATCAGATCGAGGAGTAA
- a CDS encoding glutamine synthetase family protein translates to MSRDATSAMLERIEQDNVRFLRLQFTDLLGMPKNVAIPVKQAEKALTSGIGFDGSSIEGFVRIEESDMVLKPDLSTYTLLPWRSGEYAEARFVCDVCKASGRPFEGDPRYVLRRVMEDAAKDGYIFNTGPELEFFLFRMHEGRPTTQFQDVGGYFDLAPTDLAEDVRREIILALTEMGFEIEASHHEVAESQHEIDFKYSDALHTADNVISFKFAAKTIALMRGLHASFMAKPIYGICGSGMHVNCSLAKNDKNAFYDPDAPLQLSETCMHFIGGLLRHAQAITRVANPTINSYKRLVPGYEAPCYVSWSAGNRSALVRVPSPRGNSTRVEFRSPDPTCNPYLAFAAMLTAGMEGVREKIEPPAGVDTNIYHMSIEERNRAGIETLPGDLYEANRALLADDLICRAFGSHVVEALTSVAEAEWDAYRTAVHPWELDRYLATY, encoded by the coding sequence ATGTCCCGTGATGCCACTTCTGCAATGCTCGAGCGCATCGAACAGGATAACGTCCGATTCCTCCGTCTTCAATTTACCGACCTCCTTGGCATGCCGAAAAATGTCGCGATCCCGGTGAAGCAGGCCGAGAAGGCGCTGACCAGCGGCATCGGGTTCGACGGGTCGTCGATCGAGGGGTTCGTCCGGATCGAGGAGTCCGATATGGTGCTCAAACCCGACCTCTCGACCTACACCCTCCTGCCCTGGCGGTCGGGTGAGTATGCGGAGGCGCGCTTCGTCTGCGACGTCTGCAAGGCCAGCGGCAGACCGTTCGAGGGCGACCCGCGCTACGTGCTCCGGCGGGTGATGGAGGATGCGGCGAAGGACGGCTACATCTTCAACACCGGGCCGGAACTGGAGTTCTTCCTCTTCCGGATGCACGAGGGGCGGCCGACCACGCAGTTCCAGGACGTCGGCGGCTACTTCGACCTCGCGCCGACCGATCTTGCGGAAGACGTCCGGCGAGAGATCATCCTCGCGCTCACCGAGATGGGGTTCGAGATCGAGGCGTCCCATCACGAGGTCGCCGAGAGCCAGCACGAGATCGACTTCAAATACAGCGACGCGCTGCATACGGCCGACAACGTCATCTCCTTCAAGTTCGCCGCGAAGACGATTGCGCTGATGCGCGGCCTGCACGCATCCTTCATGGCGAAGCCGATCTACGGTATCTGCGGGAGCGGGATGCACGTGAACTGCTCGCTCGCGAAGAATGATAAGAACGCCTTCTACGACCCGGACGCCCCCCTGCAGCTCTCGGAGACCTGCATGCACTTCATCGGCGGGCTGCTTCGCCACGCACAGGCGATCACCCGGGTCGCGAACCCGACGATCAACTCCTACAAACGGCTCGTCCCGGGTTATGAAGCGCCCTGCTACGTCAGCTGGAGCGCCGGCAACCGTTCTGCCCTGGTACGGGTTCCGTCGCCCCGCGGCAACAGCACCCGGGTCGAGTTCCGCAGTCCCGACCCCACCTGCAACCCCTACCTCGCCTTCGCCGCGATGCTCACCGCGGGGATGGAGGGCGTCCGGGAGAAGATCGAGCCGCCGGCCGGTGTCGATACGAACATCTACCATATGTCGATCGAGGAGCGGAACCGTGCCGGGATCGAGACGCTGCCCGGAGACCTGTACGAGGCGAACCGGGCCCTGCTCGCCGACGATCTCATCTGCAGGGCGTTCGGATCCCATGTCGTCGAGGCGCTCACGAGCGTTGCCGAGGCCGAGTGGGATGCGTACCGGACGGCCGTCCACCCCTGGGAACTCGACCGGTATCTCGCGACCTACTGA